The sequence below is a genomic window from Streptomyces sp. NBC_00582.
CGCACGTCAACTCACGGACGTGGAGAGGCTTCGGGCCGTCGCGGAACCCGCAGGCCGAGCAGACCTGCGAGGACGGGAAAGCGCGGGCCACCGTGGCGAAGGTGCGGCCGTGCAGAGCCGCCTTGTACTCCGGTATCCGCACGAACGCGGACCATCCCGCGTCGTGCACGGACTTGGCGAGCCGGGTGCGGCCGAGACCGGACGCCGCGAGGTCTTTCACGCACACCGCTTGGTTGGCGCGGATGATCTGTGCGGATGCCTTGTGGTGGAAGTCCCGGCGCCGGCCCGCCACCTTGGCGTGCTGGTGCGCGACCTTGACGCGGGCCTTGGCCCGGTTCTTCGATCCTTTGGCCTTGCGGGCCAGCTCCCGCTGACAGCGTTTGAGCTTCTTCTCGGCCCGGCGCAGGAAGCGCGGGCTGTCGATCTTGCTTCCGTCCGAGAGGACGGCGAAGGCGGACAGGCCGAGGTCGATACCGGCGTCGGTCTCCGCCTCGGGGAGGATGTCGGGCTCGGTGTCGACGACGAAGCTGAGGAAGTACCGGCCCGAGCTGTCCTTGGTGACGGTGAGAAGCTCGATGGCGGATGCGCGGTAGTCCGGAGGTCCGTACCGGGAACAAAGGGACCGGCGGGGTGCAGGGTGAGAAGACGATCACTCTCCAGGAAGGGCCAGCGTGTGGCGGCTTCCCGGAGAGGACCGCTGTCCGCTCCTTGGCGGAGGGCGGCCGTGGTCGGGCCGGCGGCGGGGTCAGATGGCGGGTCCGTCGAGGTAGGTGTAGGTGCTCTGAGCGCTGCCGCCGGGGGTGCTGATGGTGATGGTGATTCCTCCGGCGGGGTGGGGCGGGACGGCTGCGCTGATCCTCTGGTCGGAGATGACGACATAGGACGCGGAGGTGTTGCCGAAGATGACTTCCTGGGTGGAGGCGAGGTTGGCGCCGGTGATGGTGACCTCGGTGCCACCGCTGGTTGGTCCGGTGTCGGGGCTGACGGCAGTCAGGGAGGGTGTGTCGAGGTAGGTGAAGATCAGGCCGTTGGCGTTGCCGACCGGGGTGATGACGGTGACGGACACCGGACCGGAGGAGGGAGCGCCGGGGACGGCGACGGTGACCGCGGTGTCCGTGACGGACTGGATGGCGGCCACTCTGGAGCCGAAGCGCACCGAGGTGGTCCCGGCCAGGTTGGCTCCGGTGATGACCGCGGTGCCTCCGCCGGTGACGGGGCCCATCGCGGTGGTGATCCCGGTCAGCAGCGGGGCGGGGCGGTAGTAGAAGGTGCCGAAGGAGCCGGTGCCGCCGGGGGTGGTGACGGTCACGGGGACCGCGCCCTGTCCGGCTGGGGCGCGCACGGTGACCGAGGTCGCGGTGTTGGCCAGGATGGTGGCGAGTCGGTCGCCGAAGCGCACGGCGGTTACACCGGCCAGGTCGTGACCCCGGATGGTCACGACCTGCCCTCCGCCGGTGGAGCCCTGGCCGGGCACGAGCGTCAGGGCGATCACGCTGACGGCGTTGTCGGCGTTGTCCGTCACGTACAGCCGGGTCCCCTGGGGGGTGACCGCGATGCAGACCGGGCCGTTGCCTACGGCAATGGTGCCGGTGACGGTGTTGGTGGCGGTGTCGATCACGCTGACGCTGTTATCGACGTAGTCGGCCGTGTAGGCGGCGGTCCCGTCCGGGCTCACGGCCACGAAGCGAGGCGTGGTGCCCACCCCGATGGTGGCGATGACGGTCGTGGTGGCGGTGTCGATCACGCTGACGCTGTCTCCGCCCGCGTTGCAGACGTAGGCGCGGGCGCCGTCCGGGCTGAAGGCGATGATCACCGGCACGTCGCCGGCGGTGAAGCTGTTGGTGACGGTGTTGGTCGCGGTGTCGATCACGCTGACGGAGCTGTCGCCGACGTTGCCGACGTAGGCGACAGCTCCGTCGGGGGAGACGGCGACGCCGATCGGGACGGGGCCCGTATTCACCGTGGCGATGACAGTGCCGGCGGCAGTGTCGATCACGCTGAGGTTGTCGGCGTTCTGGCCGGTCACGTAGGCGCGGGTGCCGTCCGGCGAGACCGCCACCCCGAGGGCTCCGGCGCCGACCGCAATGGTGGACGTGAGGGTGTTGGTGGCGGTGTCGATGACGCCGAGGGCGCCGTCGTCGAACAGGGTCACGTAGGCGCGGGTGCCGTCCGGCGAGACCGCCAGGAGGGTCGGACCGCCGGTGGCCGCGATGGTCGCGGTGACGGCGTTGGTGGCGGTGTCGATGACGCTGACGGTGTTCGATGCCCGGTTGGCGACGTAGCCGCGTCCCCCGTCCGGGGTCAGTGTCACCCCCAGTGGCGAGCTGCCGACGGGGATGGTGGCGTCAGCCGGTGGCAGCACCGTGGAGCGTTGCCGTGGCAGCGCGACGGTGGCCAGCAGCGGATCAGGTCGGGTCAAGACGGTCATGGCGCAGCCTTTCTGAGCACGTATCGGGGAACCGCAGCCACTGCCCGGGCGGAGACGCAGTCCCGGGACAGGGACGTCGGTTGATGCCGCTGCGGGGTTCCGCCTGCGGCAATGCGGCCCGCGCTCGAGGCGGCCGATGGTCCTCGTGGCCGAACGGCCACACGAGAGAACCGCGGCGACCTACAGCACGTTCCCCGGCAGAGGATGGGCGGCTCACCGGTTCCACTACCCAAAGTGACCCATAATGTCAAACGGGTGACAAGGGTCATATGCTGTATCCCCCAAATGGCCCAGTCGTGATGCTTCGGGCGTCCGATCTGCCGTAATCACGGTGGTCGCACCTCCCGCCCGTCACAGCGTCACGGATCACCGGGTTCCGACACAGCTTCTGAGCTTGTTCCTTAAGATGTGCCGTCACGCAGAGCGACGAGTGATGCAGCCGTATCTGCACGCCACGGACCGAGACAAACGCGACGCCGTCGAGCGCACGGCCGCCCGGCGCCGGGAGACACGATGACTATCCCGAGCGAGGCCGCGACACTGCTGGTCGAGCCGCCGACCCTGGATCTCAAGGGCTGGACTGCCTGGCTCAGCGATCGTGTCGGCCCTGCCTGGCGACCCGGCGAGTGGGACGCCGCGACGCTCTTCTTCAACGGAGACCCGGACAACGAACGCACCGTCGCCCAGAAGTGCGTGACGGTGGCCTGCGCCTCGGTCAGCAACAGCCGCGGCATGTGCTCTCCCTGCATCCGGGAGTGGCGAGCCAGCGGTCTGGACGAGGCGACGTTCGTCGCCCAGCATGTCCCTGACCGGCGCAAGGGCTCGCCAGGCCGGTTTCAGGTTCGCTGCATCGTCGAACGCGATGGGCAGCGATGCGCTCAGCCGAGGTACTGCCAACGGCTCTGCATCAGGCACTACCGGGTCTGGAGCACGAAGGCCGTACGTGAATCCGGCGTCGCCGCCGAGGTCTGGGCCCGCACGGGCCCGGAGCCGTGCACGGAAGGCGCCCCGTCCTGCGTGGTGATGCGGTGTGAACAGGAACGGTGGGGGCTCAAGACGATCTGCTCCTACCACCACTACAAGTACGGGCGTGAAGCCCCTGACGAGCCTGTCGAGGAGTGGGTCGCCCGGCAGACGCCGTTCCTCTACGCCCACCAGTTCTCGCTGGTCCCGTTCTCGCCGGTGATGCGCTGGGAGATCCTCTACGGGCTCCAGCAGCGTGACGCGCGCGGCGCCAAGGCCGACCCGACCAGTGTCCGGCTCATGGCCAAGGCTCTCGCGCACCTTCCCCACCTGCTGGGCACCGACCTCGGCGACCTCCTGGTGCTCACGTCGAAAGGCACCTCGTCCAGCACCAATGCCCACGTGAAGGAGATCCACAGGACGCTGCACATCGGTCACGAGGAGATGTGCGGCATCAAACCCAGGGATAAGCACTTCTGGGATCTGACCGCGATCAGCATCCTTTCCAGCCAGTCGAAGTCGGGGCGCCGCCGGGCCACCCGCGGCCTGGTCGACTTCACCGCCATCAGCCAGCCCTGGCTCCGTGAACTGGCCCTGACTTGGGCCAGGGACACCGATCCCGCCACTGCTCGCCTGCGGGACACCGTCAGGGTCACGGCCATGGCGTCCGGTCGCCTCGCGGCGCGACCCGGCGGAGGAACCGAGCCCGGCCGCCTTGGAGGTGCGGATATGGACACCGTCGTGGACGGCATCCGGGTCATGCGGCGCGAGGACGGGGAGATCATGGCGCGCGGCACCCAGCGCGGCATGGCCCACCACTGGTTCAGCTTGCTGGACTTTGGCCGTCGCACTGGCCTCATGAACGGCGTCCCCACCTCGTTGAGCAGGCAACGCTGGCACGACATCGGCCACGATGACGATGAGGACAACGAGGGCAAGGCCATCCCCGAGCCCGTTATCGCGCAGCTGACCAGCACATCGACTTCCTCGGCAGGGAGATCACCTACGGGCAGCTCACCGCGGACCAGATCCGGAACATGTTCCGCACCGCCTACATCGTGCTTCGTGACACGGGCTGCCGCCCCGGCGAGATCTGCAGCCTCTGCCGGAACTGCGTCAAGGACGGCACCGATGGGCCGGACTTGATTTGGGACAACCACAAGAGCAAGCGCCATCGCCGACGGCTCCCGATCGAGGAGCAGACCGCTACCGCCATCCGGGCATGGTTACCGATCCGAGCCCGGCTCGACGTTCCCGCCCAGAGTGCCCGCTACCTCTTCCCTGCCGTCACCGCCGACCACGCCCAGGCCCACATGAGCACCAGCAACCTCTCCAAGACCCTGCGGCAATGGGTCGACAGCATCCCTCGCCTCACCACGGATGGCCCTGGCCCTGACGGTTCGCCGCTGTCTTTCGACCGCTCGCTGATCTACCCCTATGCCTTCCGACACTCCTACGCCAGCGGCACGCGGACGCCGGGGTCGCCCCCGACGTGCTGCGCGATTTGATGGATCACCGGAACTTCAGCACCACGATTGGCTATTACGAGGTCTCGCTGAAGCGGAAACGCGAGGCCGTCACCACGATGCGGATGCACGTCGTCGACCGCTCGGGCAAGCCGGCGCCGATCACATCGAACACCGCCTACGAGGCACGCTCCGTCACAGTGCCGTTCGGTAACTGCCGCGAACCATCCAACGTCAAAGCCGGCGGAAGCGCGTGTCCTATCCGCTTCCAGTGCGCGGGCTGCGGTTTCTACCTGCCCGACCCTTCTTATCTCCCGGCCATCGAGGAGCACATCAACTCGCTGAGGGCCGACCGGTTCACCGCCGAGGCGATGGACGCCGACCTCTTCGTCACCCGCAACCTCAGCGACCAGATCGCCGCGTTCCAACAGCTCCTGAGCGCGATGCGCAAGCAGTTGGACGCGATGGGCTCCGAGGAACGCCAGGAGGTCGAAGAGGCCAGTGCCGTGCTGAGAAAGGCGCGAGCCAGCCGCGGACGCACCACCCTCTCGTTGAGGGTGATCAACCGAAGGCCCTCGTGACAAAGTCGTCGGCGACGAACTCGAGCGCGCAGAGCCGGACTCCCGCGCAGGTCCTGAAGGAAGCCCGGCGCCGGGACAGCCGGGCCAAGCGAGCCCGCGTCCTTGAAGCGATCCGGTCTCTTCAACAGGGCGGAGAGAAGATCACACACACTTCCGTCGCTCGTACCGCCGGCGTCTCTTCGTGGCTCACCCATGCCGACGGCGTGCGCGAACACGTGAGGCCGCCATCAGCGGACAGGTCCCGCCTCGCCCCTCCAGGCGGGACAACTCGGCCAGCTCGACCAGCCTCCGCGTCGATCTCGAACTGGCCCGCGAGGAGATCAGCAAACTCCGCGCCGAACGCGACCAGCTCCTGCGCAACGCGCGCCTCCACCTCGGCCAGCAGCTCGACCAGATCGGCGCCGCCGATCTCACCACGCGGGTCCATGAACTCAACCAATCCAAAGCCGAGTTGGAAGCACTTGTCCGTGCCAAGACCGCCGAGACCGACGGCCTCGCACGCCGGGTGACCGAGCTCGAAGACGAGCTCACCGCCGCCCGCACCAGCCTCCGGCAGATGATCAAAAGCCAGAGCAAGGGCGCCGCGCCGTCCACATGACTACCCGGCAGCTGTCACCTGCCCGGACAAACGTGACGGTCTTCCACACCCTCAGCTTCCCGTGAGCCGGACGGGGGTCCACCAGTCGGTGGACCTCAAGTTCAACCGGTCGCTGCTGTCGGCGCCACACCCCCGACGAAGAGCATGGACGACATGAAGAATCTTCCCGTACGCATGGCTCGTTGGAGCGCCGCCCACCCCTGGCGGGGCATCGTCGGCTGGTTCGTGTTCGTCGTCCTGTGCCTCGGTATCGGCATCTCCGTCGGCACCAACGCGGCGACCACCGAGGACTTCCGCATCGGAGAGGCGGGACGCGGCGAGGCGATCGCCGCGGAGGGCGGGTTACAACAGCGCCCCGTCGAACACGTCCTGATCACCGCGAAGCCGGGCGCCGGAAAGCTCGACATCGCCGCGGCCGACTCGGCCGCCGCCGACGTCGCCGCCCGGATGGCCAAGCTGCCCGAGGTGCTTTCCGTCGCCGACCCGGTCCGCAGCGCGGGCAACACGGCGGTGCGGGTCACCGTCACCATGAAGGGCCCGGAGCTGGAGGGCAAGAAGCACGTCGACCCGCTGATCGCGCAGACGGCGGCCGTCCAGAGGGCCAACCCCGGGCTTCGCGTCGAGGAGACCGGATCGCCGTCCATCAGCAAGGGCGTCGAGAAGCTGCGCGGCGACGACCTCTCGCGCACCGAGATGATCGCCCTGCCGGTCACCCTCATCACCCTGCTGCTGGTCTTCAGCTCCGTGGCGATGGCCCTCGTTCCGCTGCTGCTCGCCCTGTCCTCGATCGCCGCGGCCGTCGGCCTGTCGATGGTGGCCTCGCACGTCTTCCCCGACGCGGGCGTCGGCACCAACGTCATCCTGCTCATCGGCCTCGCGGTCGGCGTCGACTACACGCTCTTCTACCTCAAGCGCGAACGTGAGGAGCGAGCGCGCGCCGACGGCAAACTGAGCCCGCAGGCCGTCGTCGAACTCGCCGCCGCCACCTCCGGACGGGCCGTCGTCCTCTCCGGTCTCGCCGTCGCCGTCTCCAGCGCCACCCTCTACCTCGCCGACGACGTCATCTTCTCGTCCATCGCGACCGGCGCGATCGTCGTCACCCTCGTCGCCATCGTCAGCTCCCTGACCGTGCTCCCCGCCGTCCTCGCCAAGCTGGGCATGCGCGCCGAGCGCCGAGCCGAGCGCCGGGCGGTTCGTGGGCTCGCGCCGAAGAAGCAGAAGGCGCACAGGACCGGCCCCGGCCGGCTGACCGCCGCCGTGCTGCGCCCCGTCGCCAAGCACCCCGTCGCCACGCTCACCGTCACCGTGGTCGGGCTGCTCGCCCTCGCCGCCCCGGTCCTCGGCCTCAAGCTCACCGACATGGGCCGCGAGACGCACTCCCGCTCCATCGTCGCCATGCAGGTCTACGACCGGCTGAACGCGGCCTACCCGGAGCTGAAGTCCATGCACCAGGTCGTCGTCCGCGCCGACGCCGACCGTTCGCCCGAGGTGACGGCCGCGCTGCGCGAACTCGCCGCCGACGTCAAGGACGACCCGCGCCTGAGCGGTACCTCCCGGCTGACCACGTCGCCCGACAAGCGGATCAGCATGCTCCAACTGCAGGTCCCGCACTACGTCAGCAGCGACGAGGCCCAGTCCTCGCTCAAGGACATCCGCGACAAGTACGTCCCGGAGACCGTCGGCCGGGTGAAGGGCGCCAAGACCGCGGTGACCGGTGACGTCGCCCGCTACACCGACTACCCGACCCACCAGGAACAGAAGCTGCCCCTCATCATCGGGGCACTGCTCCTGGTCACCTTCGTCATGACCGTCTGGGCGTTCCGCTCCGTGGTCCTCGGCCTGGTCGGCATCGTCCTCAACCTCCTCTCCGCCGCCGCCTCGCTCGGCATCCTCGTCATGGTCTTCCAGCACACCTGGGCCGAGGGTCTGGTCGACTTCACCTCCACCGGGTCGATCGGCTCCCGGGTCCCGCTGTTCCTCTTCGTGATCCTGTTCGGTCTGTCGATGGACTACCAGGTCTTCGTGATCAGCCGGATCCGGGAGGCGGCCCTGCGCGGAGTCCCGACCCGCAAGGCCGTGGTCGAGGGCATCGGCAGCTCGGCGGGCGTGGTGACCAGCGCGGCCGCGGTCATGGTCACGGTGTTCGCCAGCTTCGCGGCCCTGCACCTGATCGAGATGAAGCAGATCGGCTTCAGCCTCGCGGTCGCCGTCCTCCTGGACGCCTTCGTCATCCGGATGCTGGTCCTGCCGTCCCTGATGCTCCTGCTCGGCGAGGCCAACTGGTGGCCCTCCCAAGGAGTGCGCCGTGCCCGCCACAGCACCGAACAGGCCTCCCGCCCCCTGGAATCGGTAAGCTGATCGACTCGACCGTCGGCCCCTCAACTCCCGTACGAACGAGGTGAATCACCGTGACTCAGTGGCGGCAGCAGCCGGGTGACCGGCTCACCCAGGACCGTGTCCTTCGCTGGAACCTGGCAGGCTGGATCATGTTCGGTCTGCTGCCCCCGGCCGTCGCCGTGCTCGATGCGTCGCCGGCCCGGAGGCACTGGCTACTCGGCCTGCTCGCCCTGATCGCGCTGTGTCACACCGTCCTCCTCACCCGACCCGACAACCCCCTCCTACGTCCCCGTACCTACCTCGGTGTCCTCGCGCTCGTCCTGGGCGCGGCGGCCTACCTGCTGGACGGCGGGGCCGCCTTCTACGTGGTGTCCCTGCCGCAGTTCTGGCTCTTCACCCGCGCCCCGCGGGACGCGATCACCCTCAGTGGGGCCGCCGCGGCCCTCACCGTGTTCGGCGGCACGCTCGGCCAGGGCTGGAGCCCTCAATTCCTCACCGGGAACACGGTGTTCACCGTCCTTGCCTACGCCGCAGGTGTGGGTCTGGGGCTGTGGGTACACCTCTTCGTCGGCCAGAGTAACGAGCGGCAGGAGCAACTGACCGCCGAACTGGCCGACACCCAGGAGGAGTTGGCGGCTGCATATCAGCGGCAGGGCGCGGCCGAGGAGCGCGAACGGCTCGCCCGGGAGATCCACGACACCCTCGCCCAGGGCTTCGCCTCCATCGTGGTGCTCGCGGAGGCCGCCCGCGCTGCCACCGTCACCGACCCCGCACGCTGCGCCGAGCAGCTCACCTCCATCGAGCAGACCGCGCGAGAGAACCTGGCCGAGGCCCGGGTACTCGTCGGCTCCGCCCCCGAGAGCGGCGTCGCGGCCGGCTCGCTGGCCACCACCCTGCGTAGAACCCTGGACCGTTTCGTCCAGGACACCGGCCTCACCGTCACCGCCGAACTGCCCGACATCGACCTGGACCAGCGCACCCGCGTCGCCCTGCTGCGCTGCACGCAGGAGTCCCTCGCCAACGTGCGCAAGCACTCGGGCGCCTCCACCGTCGGCGTCGTCCTCACCGAACTCGCGGGCGGTGTCGAACTGGAGATCACCGACGACGGCTGCGGCTTCGCCGTCGAGGAATCCCATGGTTTCGGCCTCGACGGCATGAGCCGACGGCTGGCCGAACTCGACGGCGAACTCGCCGTCACCAGCTCCCTCGGGGACGGCACCCGTGTCCTCGCCAGCCTTCCCACGCAGAGTCAGGACTGACCATGACCGACACCGCGTACGACCCGATCCGCGTGGTCGTGGTCGACGACCACGCCGTCATGCGCGCCGGAGTCATCGCCCTGCTGACCAACGAACCCACGATAGAGATCGTCGGCGAAGCGAGCGACGGCCGCGAGGGCGTCGACCTCGTCGAGCGGCTCGCCCCCGATGTGGCCCTCCTCGATCTGCGCATGCCGGTGCTCGACGGCGCGGCTGCCACCACCGAGATCGTCGCCCTGCCGGCGGCCACCCGGGTGCTGATCCTCACCACGTACGACACAGACGTCGAGATCGAACGAGCCGTGGAGGCCGGCGCCGTCGGCTACCTCCTCAAGGACACCACCCGCGAACAGCTCGCCGACGCCATCCGCTCGGCGGCGCGCGGCGAGACGGTCCTCGCGCCCAAGGTCGCGGAGCGCCTCGTGGCCCGGATGCGCCGCCCCGAGCCGGTCGTGCTCACCGCCCGCGAGCGGGACGTGCTGAACGCCGTCGCGGACGGCCTGTCCAACGCCGAGATCGGCCGTCGCCTGGTCATCGGCGAGGCCACGGTGAAGACGCATCTTCTGCGGGTCTTCGCGAAACTCGACGTCAGCGACCGCACTCGCGCCGTCGTCGTCGCCCTGGAACGCGGACTCCTCGCGCGCTCCTGAGGCCCGGGTTCCCTAGTTAAAAACCCATTGATCTCCTGAAATTGGTCATCCCTGTGTCTGCGCTCCGACGTGCGCAGGGGCCGCCCTCCGTTCCCGCCTCTCGCAACGGAACGTGCCCAACGTCCCTCGCCTCCTGAAATGCCATGGCCTGCGCAAATGCTCGGCAGCTCTAGATAAGGAGGGCTGGGTCCTGATCCACGCAGGGAAGAAGAAGCCGGAGCCCGCCGTGCTGCGTGACCCGCTGGTCGCCACCGCGATCCGCGGCCGCGAACTGCACCTCGGTGCGGTCATCGGCGTCGCCCGTCTCACGGGCTGCCACCTGGACCAGGGTCCGGAGCGGTGCACCAGCCCGTGGGCGGAGCGCGGCGCGCACCACCTGGTCCTCGAGGACGTCCAGGAGCTCGCCCTGCCGGTGCCTGCCACGGGTGCGCTTCCGGCCTGGAGGCCGACGCCGGACCTGCTGGCGCAGGTGCTCCAGCAACTGCCCGCCTTCCGGCCGTGACCCGCACGGGACGCAAGAAGGAGAAGCCGCCGTTCGAGCCGGGCCTGATCCCGGCTCCCGGCGAGCTTCTCGTATGGCGCGACAGCCAGCACTTCGACCGCTGGCAGGACCGCCCGTGCGCACTGTGCGGCCAGCCCACGCCCATGCGCTCCCACTCCGGGGAGCCCGTGCACAAGGCCTGGGCTTCCCTGATGATCTGACATGTTCAAGCACGTCAGGAGGGGCTCGGAGTGAGCGAGTGGCATGTGGTGTGGGTACCCGGTCCGGGACGGTGGGGAACGCCGCCGACGGAGGCCGTCCTTGGGATACGGGACCTGCCGGAGGCGGTGGCACGGATGGGCCTGCTGCCAGGTGATCCGGTGTACATCAGACCGGACGGCATGGTGGACCGGGATTTCCTCGATTTCGTGCGGTCGGCGGTCTTCCGGAATCTGGAACGGGATACGAAGCGGAATTACGGAACGGATTACCGCCCGCTGCTGAGTTTTCTCTCCTCGCTGGGATCATACCGGGAGATGTCCACCGGAAGCGGATGTACCTTCCCCCACTTGAACAGCTTGGTGAACGCCGCCGCTTCGCGGTCCCATTTCGTGCCGCTGATCCGGCCCGGGTTCTCCGTGGCCTTGCACCGCCAGTGCCGGTAGTCCGCGAGAACCTGCGGCGTCGCTTTCCTCCAGGAGCTGCTGAGCCGGGAGCTCGAAGAGCAGCAGGGCGCCGCCCTCCTGTCGCCTCATCCCCGAGCTCAAGAGCAGCTGCACGAAACTGGTGT
It includes:
- a CDS encoding RNA-guided endonuclease InsQ/TnpB family protein, producing the protein MELLTVTKDSSGRYFLSFVVDTEPDILPEAETDAGIDLGLSAFAVLSDGSKIDSPRFLRRAEKKLKRCQRELARKAKGSKNRAKARVKVAHQHAKVAGRRRDFHHKASAQIIRANQAVCVKDLAASGLGRTRLAKSVHDAGWSAFVRIPEYKAALHGRTFATVARAFPSSQVCSACGFRDGPKPLHVRELTCGECGTVHDRDHDAASNVLVEGRRIVAAGRGGDAKRLVERRQDQGESTGTAR
- a CDS encoding IPT/TIG domain-containing protein; the protein is MTVLTRPDPLLATVALPRQRSTVLPPADATIPVGSSPLGVTLTPDGGRGYVANRASNTVSVIDTATNAVTATIAATGGPTLLAVSPDGTRAYVTLFDDGALGVIDTATNTLTSTIAVGAGALGVAVSPDGTRAYVTGQNADNLSVIDTAAGTVIATVNTGPVPIGVAVSPDGAVAYVGNVGDSSVSVIDTATNTVTNSFTAGDVPVIIAFSPDGARAYVCNAGGDSVSVIDTATTTVIATIGVGTTPRFVAVSPDGTAAYTADYVDNSVSVIDTATNTVTGTIAVGNGPVCIAVTPQGTRLYVTDNADNAVSVIALTLVPGQGSTGGGQVVTIRGHDLAGVTAVRFGDRLATILANTATSVTVRAPAGQGAVPVTVTTPGGTGSFGTFYYRPAPLLTGITTAMGPVTGGGTAVITGANLAGTTSVRFGSRVAAIQSVTDTAVTVAVPGAPSSGPVSVTVITPVGNANGLIFTYLDTPSLTAVSPDTGPTSGGTEVTITGANLASTQEVIFGNTSASYVVISDQRISAAVPPHPAGGITITISTPGGSAQSTYTYLDGPAI
- a CDS encoding tyrosine-type recombinase/integrase, producing the protein MFRTAYIVLRDTGCRPGEICSLCRNCVKDGTDGPDLIWDNHKSKRHRRRLPIEEQTATAIRAWLPIRARLDVPAQSARYLFPAVTADHAQAHMSTSNLSKTLRQWVDSIPRLTTDGPGPDGSPLSFDRSLIYPYAFRHSYASGTRTPGSPPTCCAI
- a CDS encoding MMPL family transporter, whose protein sequence is MKNLPVRMARWSAAHPWRGIVGWFVFVVLCLGIGISVGTNAATTEDFRIGEAGRGEAIAAEGGLQQRPVEHVLITAKPGAGKLDIAAADSAAADVAARMAKLPEVLSVADPVRSAGNTAVRVTVTMKGPELEGKKHVDPLIAQTAAVQRANPGLRVEETGSPSISKGVEKLRGDDLSRTEMIALPVTLITLLLVFSSVAMALVPLLLALSSIAAAVGLSMVASHVFPDAGVGTNVILLIGLAVGVDYTLFYLKREREERARADGKLSPQAVVELAAATSGRAVVLSGLAVAVSSATLYLADDVIFSSIATGAIVVTLVAIVSSLTVLPAVLAKLGMRAERRAERRAVRGLAPKKQKAHRTGPGRLTAAVLRPVAKHPVATLTVTVVGLLALAAPVLGLKLTDMGRETHSRSIVAMQVYDRLNAAYPELKSMHQVVVRADADRSPEVTAALRELAADVKDDPRLSGTSRLTTSPDKRISMLQLQVPHYVSSDEAQSSLKDIRDKYVPETVGRVKGAKTAVTGDVARYTDYPTHQEQKLPLIIGALLLVTFVMTVWAFRSVVLGLVGIVLNLLSAAASLGILVMVFQHTWAEGLVDFTSTGSIGSRVPLFLFVILFGLSMDYQVFVISRIREAALRGVPTRKAVVEGIGSSAGVVTSAAAVMVTVFASFAALHLIEMKQIGFSLAVAVLLDAFVIRMLVLPSLMLLLGEANWWPSQGVRRARHSTEQASRPLESVS
- a CDS encoding sensor histidine kinase: MTQWRQQPGDRLTQDRVLRWNLAGWIMFGLLPPAVAVLDASPARRHWLLGLLALIALCHTVLLTRPDNPLLRPRTYLGVLALVLGAAAYLLDGGAAFYVVSLPQFWLFTRAPRDAITLSGAAAALTVFGGTLGQGWSPQFLTGNTVFTVLAYAAGVGLGLWVHLFVGQSNERQEQLTAELADTQEELAAAYQRQGAAEERERLAREIHDTLAQGFASIVVLAEAARAATVTDPARCAEQLTSIEQTARENLAEARVLVGSAPESGVAAGSLATTLRRTLDRFVQDTGLTVTAELPDIDLDQRTRVALLRCTQESLANVRKHSGASTVGVVLTELAGGVELEITDDGCGFAVEESHGFGLDGMSRRLAELDGELAVTSSLGDGTRVLASLPTQSQD
- a CDS encoding response regulator; protein product: MTDTAYDPIRVVVVDDHAVMRAGVIALLTNEPTIEIVGEASDGREGVDLVERLAPDVALLDLRMPVLDGAAATTEIVALPAATRVLILTTYDTDVEIERAVEAGAVGYLLKDTTREQLADAIRSAARGETVLAPKVAERLVARMRRPEPVVLTARERDVLNAVADGLSNAEIGRRLVIGEATVKTHLLRVFAKLDVSDRTRAVVVALERGLLARS